Below is a window of Culturomica massiliensis DNA.
GTTTTCCCGAATCGAGACCGAATGTCCAGGTGTATTTGCGATTGCTTTTCAATTCCAGATCAGTCAGGGGGTAATTTGTTCTTACCATTTGTCCGTCAGAGGAACGTCCTGTTATGTATATTTTTGTATCCGAAGCTAGTGTTTGTGGAATAACCGGTACGGAGCGGCCGGCTGATGAGAAATAAATTTCTTTTATTTTTCCGTCTGCAATAACTTCCCCTTTTTGTAAATCGATATAGCCATCTTCAACAGCCTCGATCCGAATATCAAATTGATATTCCGAAGCCCCTTCTATGTCGATATAGAGCAAACTCATCCCCGGCTTGAATTCGAGACGGACTTTAGCTTCACCGGCTTTTACGGATTGTGGTTTTGCCAGTAAGATTTCGTTGTAGGTTGGCGATATGTTTTGGCCGGACAATTTTAAATGGACAAAGCCTTGTGGAGTGGCTTCCGGATATATGCCGTGTTCTGTCGCTTGTTTATCTAAAGCCAGGCCATATAGCTCAATTCCTTTTGTGTCCCAAGGATAAATAGCAGAAGATTCCCCGTTGGAGAAATCGTAGTCGCTTTTGCCGGCCGGAAGCGTACCTTTCTCCGGCGTGTACAGATAGTAATGATAATCAGGCAAAGGGTTCCAGCTAATTTCCAATTGGTCGGAAGGGGCTTGCTGGCTTTCGGTACAGGCAAAAAATAGAAAAGAATAGCTTAATGTGTAAATGAATTTTTTTGTCATATCTGTCATCTATTAAATAATTGAAGCACTAAAAGTAATCTTCCGGTTAAAGGCATGATTTATAATTATATGACATTTTGTTGTATAAGTTTTTGGAATTTCGGTTCGGATGCTATTGCTTTTGTTGTTTATTTTTCAGGGATGTGGGAACATTTTCTTTAAAAAAATCGGATATTTGTACATGGAAAAATTATATTTCCGTGTATGTGTAATGTAAAATAAGGAGAGGATGAAAGGGATAATCGGTTTATTGCTGTTCGGTACAATGATGTGGGGACAGACGATGGCCCAGTATACGATTAAATTGACGGTGAAACAGATGGCAGGAAAAAAGGTTTCACTGGCTTGTCATTATGAGGAACAGTTGATGGTACAGGATACAGTGGTCCTGGATAATAATGGGGTCGGGTATTTTCGTCATGCCTCGAAGAAACTGGCCTCCGGAATATATATGTTGTATTTTTCACCGTCCAGTAATTGGGATATTTTGATCGGTAGTGATCAGAGTTTCAGTATTTCCTGCGATACGAGTCAGATTTTGAATACGATGCGGATAGAGGGATCGCCGGAAAATCAGGCTTTCCTGGAGTTTCAGAAGTTTATGGTGGAAATGGGGAGGCAAAACAGTACTATACGGGAGGAATTCCGGAAAGATCCCGATAATAAAAAAGCAGAAGTGAGGGAGAAGTATTCTGCCCGTTATGCTGTTTTGGATAAGGAGGTCAGAAGTTATATCGGAACGATCTTAAAGCGTTTTCCCGGAACGGCTTTGGCTACCTTTGCCCGGTTTACGCTGCCGGTTGAGATTCCCGACTTTT
It encodes the following:
- a CDS encoding fimbrillin family protein; protein product: MTKKFIYTLSYSFLFFACTESQQAPSDQLEISWNPLPDYHYYLYTPEKGTLPAGKSDYDFSNGESSAIYPWDTKGIELYGLALDKQATEHGIYPEATPQGFVHLKLSGQNISPTYNEILLAKPQSVKAGEAKVRLEFKPGMSLLYIDIEGASEYQFDIRIEAVEDGYIDLQKGEVIADGKIKEIYFSSAGRSVPVIPQTLASDTKIYITGRSSDGQMVRTNYPLTDLELKSNRKYTWTFGLDSGKLTFRKFSETPRK